One Ignavibacteria bacterium DNA segment encodes these proteins:
- a CDS encoding DUF3108 domain-containing protein, whose protein sequence is MKKTFLILLIFMLVTPAIPQSEKILEIGEELNYSVYYGFIKLGEVKFKITGKNKEDKNDVYTATASIKSFEAIPLVNINYIFESQMNYNKGEVHSNKFTATEFKEKSITNIYYTFDYDDNKIRTLKEVDGYESVKQDFNMDLEKNFQDGLSLMYNARLQSIQDKTKNSSNRFNVPVYINEKESSVRYSYNFKPEEVEIDMLNYDARCIRVAGVADFVGVFGLTGEFAGWFSDDDYRVPLKAKFNVTIGSITLELESFKKRGWKAPAFVK, encoded by the coding sequence TTGAAAAAAACATTTCTAATATTGTTAATTTTTATGCTGGTAACCCCTGCAATACCGCAGAGCGAGAAGATATTGGAGATAGGTGAAGAATTGAATTATTCAGTTTACTACGGATTTATTAAACTGGGTGAAGTCAAGTTCAAAATAACTGGAAAAAATAAAGAAGATAAGAATGATGTTTACACAGCTACTGCATCAATCAAGAGTTTTGAAGCAATACCTCTTGTGAACATCAACTATATATTCGAGTCTCAGATGAATTACAATAAGGGCGAGGTACATTCGAATAAATTCACTGCAACCGAATTCAAAGAAAAATCTATTACAAACATATATTACACTTTTGATTACGATGACAATAAAATAAGAACTCTTAAAGAAGTTGACGGATACGAAAGCGTAAAGCAAGACTTTAACATGGACTTGGAGAAAAATTTTCAGGATGGCTTGTCGCTTATGTACAATGCAAGGCTTCAGTCAATACAGGATAAGACGAAAAACAGCAGCAACAGATTCAATGTACCTGTTTACATTAATGAAAAGGAGTCGTCTGTTAGGTATTCATACAATTTCAAACCAGAAGAAGTAGAAATTGATATGCTAAATTACGATGCAAGGTGCATCAGAGTAGCCGGAGTTGCGGATTTTGTGGGTGTATTCGGATTAACCGGTGAATTTGCAGGTTGGTTTTCAGACGATGATTACAGAGTACCTCTTAAAGCGAAATTTAATGTTACGATAGGCTCGATTACTCTTGAACTTGAAAGTTTCAAGAAAAGAGGATGGAAGGCCCCTGCATTTGTAAAGTAA
- a CDS encoding T9SS type A sorting domain-containing protein, producing MRKLLLLLAFVLLPIITFSQEVQNAINHVGPSTGSSNTEGVKGDNTLPQNLSERYFQFETKMRALKLSGNNVGSNYIELQKQIDAETKQGVTEQGKFYNGNLYQSSEIQEVDAIGNSAVLIKNGMKGIATATEQRGANAGKIWAVAGFQGAGSSASPDSLRIFYSTNGGITWVLYALATLGGTDKINQGEIDCEIIESTTGDKFLHVVYGLRGTGGTGKYFVGGLSLNITTFAGVAYAFSWPGNNAALRYYMPRITSDNASYPGNSWLYIAISFDSGGINTQKLVRCTSPYTTSPVWSYKADKIWWQQGGSTAPQRMLYTDIAYFKNGTSDSLIVSYSGVPDSTKIFFSKMAISGISPSVSGQYISSVGGSEPNNYKHSAKLSSNGIDNGSIICIFNQSGTTEGVKYFRTTNYGNFNTIFQSVIWTASGGVSPPDIMGVREANTHRIGFFFWGATDSLKYISVNSSGGFTTNSAKMNGIALTTGAYSPAVGLRFVSNDSCFALYSASGPVNMWAATGCSGTITNIVNTEAPIEFRLSQNYPNPFNPVTKISYALPKSGLVNLKVFDILGKEIATLVNEVKNAGNYTVDFSGTGLTSGVYFYKLESNGLSDIKRMMLIK from the coding sequence ATGAGGAAATTACTACTTTTATTAGCCTTCGTACTTTTGCCAATCATTACATTTTCTCAAGAAGTTCAAAATGCAATTAATCATGTTGGACCAAGTACGGGTTCATCCAATACAGAAGGTGTAAAGGGTGATAACACACTTCCACAAAATTTATCAGAAAGATATTTCCAATTTGAAACAAAAATGCGTGCATTAAAATTAAGTGGAAATAATGTAGGAAGTAATTATATTGAGCTTCAAAAGCAAATCGATGCTGAAACTAAACAAGGTGTAACTGAACAGGGGAAGTTTTACAATGGAAATTTGTATCAAAGTTCAGAAATACAGGAGGTGGATGCAATTGGTAACTCAGCAGTACTTATTAAAAACGGTATGAAAGGAATTGCGACTGCGACAGAACAGCGCGGAGCAAATGCCGGGAAAATATGGGCTGTAGCAGGTTTTCAGGGCGCGGGTTCATCTGCAAGTCCTGATTCTTTAAGGATTTTTTATTCAACAAATGGAGGAATAACTTGGGTACTTTATGCTTTGGCAACTTTAGGAGGTACAGATAAAATAAATCAGGGAGAAATAGATTGCGAGATAATAGAAAGCACAACCGGAGATAAGTTTCTTCATGTTGTTTATGGTTTAAGAGGAACAGGCGGAACCGGAAAGTATTTTGTAGGAGGATTATCATTAAACATAACAACATTTGCAGGAGTTGCTTATGCGTTTTCATGGCCCGGAAATAATGCAGCGTTAAGATATTATATGCCCCGAATAACTTCCGATAATGCCTCCTATCCAGGTAATTCATGGTTATATATCGCAATATCGTTTGATTCTGGAGGTATTAATACTCAAAAGCTTGTAAGATGCACTTCGCCGTATACTACTTCCCCAGTATGGAGTTATAAAGCAGATAAAATCTGGTGGCAACAAGGTGGTTCAACCGCTCCACAAAGAATGCTTTACACTGATATAGCATATTTCAAAAATGGAACAAGTGATTCACTTATAGTTTCTTATAGTGGTGTTCCGGACAGTACAAAAATATTTTTCTCCAAGATGGCTATTAGTGGTATATCCCCATCAGTATCAGGACAGTATATAAGTTCGGTAGGCGGAAGTGAACCAAATAATTACAAACATTCTGCAAAGTTATCCTCAAATGGGATTGACAACGGCAGTATAATTTGTATTTTTAATCAATCAGGTACGACTGAAGGAGTGAAGTATTTCAGAACAACAAATTACGGTAATTTTAATACAATATTCCAAAGTGTTATATGGACAGCCTCCGGAGGTGTATCGCCACCCGACATAATGGGTGTAAGGGAAGCTAATACACACAGAATAGGATTTTTCTTTTGGGGTGCAACAGACTCACTTAAGTATATCTCAGTTAATTCTTCCGGAGGATTTACAACGAATTCTGCAAAAATGAATGGAATTGCTCTTACTACAGGTGCATACTCACCTGCAGTCGGATTAAGGTTTGTTAGTAATGACAGTTGCTTTGCTTTGTATTCTGCCTCGGGACCTGTTAATATGTGGGCTGCGACAGGATGTTCAGGAACGATAACTAATATTGTGAATACTGAAGCACCTATCGAATTTAGATTATCTCAGAACTATCCGAATCCATTTAATCCTGTAACAAAAATTTCTTATGCATTGCCGAAATCAGGACTTGTTAATTTAAAGGTTTTTGATATACTTGGTAAGGAAATTGCGACGCTCGTTAATGAAGTAAAAAATGCAGGAAATTACACAGTTGATTTTAGCGGGACAGGTTTAACGAGTGGTGTATATTTTTACAAACTTGAGAGCAATGGATTAAGCGATATTAAGAGGATGATGTTAATTAAGTAA
- a CDS encoding NADH-quinone oxidoreductase subunit M: MANILSILIFLPIILAIPVMFFKKDNEKAVKSYALVVSMITFALSVVLYFSFNTDFGEFQFVEKILWIKIINSYYYVGVDGISLLLIMLTTLIFLISIIASFQTIKVRVREYFFLMLLLEGALIGVFTSLDMILFYVFWEFILIPMYFLIGIWGGEERVYATVKFFLYTMFGSVLLLIGIIWVGFLVAPYAGGFTVDLQQIATFTQYIPVDKQIVLFILFTLGFMIKVPLFPFHTWLPDAHVQAPTAGSVILAALLLKMGTYGLIRFSLNLFPAASIKLTPYIAVLAVVGIIYGALLSIVQKDMKKLVAYSSVSHMGFIVLGIFALTDVAMQGSVIQMINHGLSTGALFLFVGMIYERRHTKLIAEFGGIRKVMPKFAALLLVVSLSSIGLPGLNGFIGEFLILVGSFNSYNLGSYWYTVFSATAVIFAAVYLLWMYQRVMLGPLEKEENKNMTDITGIELATIIPLLVFIVWIGVYPNTFLKVSEKSVKKVLLNYDNAKIQMLKDLQIHPKEPKTN; the protein is encoded by the coding sequence TTGGCAAACATACTTAGTATACTGATATTTCTGCCCATAATACTTGCAATACCAGTTATGTTCTTTAAGAAGGATAATGAGAAGGCAGTTAAGTCATACGCTTTAGTTGTATCAATGATTACTTTTGCGCTATCAGTGGTGCTTTATTTTTCATTTAATACAGACTTCGGTGAGTTTCAGTTTGTAGAAAAGATTTTATGGATTAAGATAATAAATTCATACTATTATGTTGGTGTAGACGGAATCTCGCTTTTGCTGATTATGTTAACGACTCTAATTTTTCTTATTTCAATTATTGCTTCATTTCAAACGATAAAAGTTAGGGTACGCGAGTACTTCTTTCTGATGCTTTTACTTGAGGGTGCTTTAATAGGTGTTTTTACGTCACTTGACATGATACTATTTTATGTATTCTGGGAGTTCATACTAATACCGATGTACTTCCTTATAGGAATATGGGGCGGAGAGGAAAGAGTGTATGCTACAGTAAAATTCTTTCTATACACAATGTTTGGAAGTGTTTTATTGCTAATAGGTATAATATGGGTAGGGTTTTTAGTAGCACCATACGCAGGAGGATTTACGGTAGATTTGCAGCAAATTGCTACGTTTACACAGTACATTCCTGTTGATAAACAGATAGTATTATTCATATTATTTACACTCGGGTTTATGATTAAAGTGCCGTTATTCCCTTTCCATACATGGCTTCCGGATGCACACGTACAAGCACCAACAGCAGGAAGCGTAATACTTGCAGCATTGCTGCTTAAAATGGGGACATACGGCTTGATAAGATTCTCGCTCAATCTTTTTCCAGCTGCATCGATTAAATTAACGCCTTACATTGCGGTACTTGCGGTTGTAGGTATTATTTACGGAGCTTTACTTTCAATAGTTCAGAAAGACATGAAGAAACTCGTAGCTTATTCATCTGTTAGCCATATGGGATTTATTGTTCTTGGTATATTTGCATTAACGGATGTAGCGATGCAAGGCAGCGTTATTCAAATGATAAATCATGGATTATCAACTGGTGCTTTATTCCTTTTTGTCGGAATGATATATGAAAGAAGACACACAAAACTAATAGCTGAATTTGGTGGGATAAGAAAAGTAATGCCCAAGTTTGCAGCTCTTCTTTTAGTTGTCAGTTTGTCATCGATAGGACTTCCTGGGCTTAACGGATTTATCGGAGAGTTTCTAATACTTGTCGGTTCTTTTAATTCTTATAATTTAGGTTCATATTGGTATACAGTATTTTCTGCTACGGCTGTTATATTTGCTGCAGTTTATTTACTCTGGATGTACCAGAGGGTAATGTTAGGACCGTTAGAGAAGGAAGAAAATAAAAATATGACCGACATAACAGGAATAGAATTAGCTACAATTATTCCTCTGCTCGTTTTCATTGTATGGATCGGAGTATATCCGAATACTTTCCTGAAGGTATCGGAGAAATCAGTAAAGAAAGTGCTCTTGAATTATGACAATGCTAAAATTCAAATGTTAAAGGACTTACAAATACATCCGAAAGAACCTAAGACTAATTGA
- a CDS encoding short-chain dehydrogenase, whose translation MDIKNKKVLILGGWGLVGSAIARRIVKGNPKQVVLTSLLRTEAEDICSLLNKEFRKRNFFVPAWGNIFVRESFKDMGRESYMNDDKKRAVVIADIVNELDEHILKASALYKLLEKFKPDIIIDCINTATAIAYQNIYKSYYDVLKITNSKNKDFDELRVASEKMICSSYVPQLIRHVQIIYNSMLKFNTKYYFKVGTSGTGGMGLNIPFTHSEEKPSRVLLSKSSVAGAQTLLLFLMARTPKGPMIKEIKPTASIAWKKITYGEIKRKGKPIPVYEIDINKPEKLGSTFSPKSEKEYRKRGSLKTVYIDTGENGIFSRGEFEAITTNGQMEFVTPQEIAENIYRELTGGNTGNDIISALDSSTMEPSYRAGFLQHSAVEKIKQLEKKHKTSSVAFEMLGPPRLTKLLYESHLIKLVYGSFKKFINDSPKNNTIKLYNLIKKNNGLRNEIVSIGVPILLPDGKRIFRGPDVKIPAMSKGDTLKLTKQNVEKWTKDCWLDLRESNWKNWRHRFINIMKETEKNYDSTFSSREIFHHNYWHNFEEINIGKIVGWIFINEEQGLRMKG comes from the coding sequence ATGGATATAAAAAATAAGAAGGTCCTGATACTTGGCGGTTGGGGGCTAGTAGGTTCCGCAATAGCCAGACGTATTGTGAAAGGAAATCCAAAACAAGTAGTACTTACGTCACTTTTAAGAACAGAAGCAGAAGATATCTGTTCATTGCTGAACAAAGAGTTCAGGAAGAGGAATTTTTTCGTACCTGCATGGGGTAACATATTCGTACGCGAGTCTTTTAAAGACATGGGCAGAGAGTCGTACATGAATGACGACAAGAAACGTGCAGTTGTTATTGCTGATATTGTTAATGAACTGGACGAGCATATTCTAAAGGCTTCAGCTTTGTACAAACTTCTAGAAAAATTCAAACCTGATATTATTATCGATTGCATTAATACTGCTACTGCGATAGCATACCAGAATATTTACAAATCGTATTATGATGTATTAAAAATAACCAACAGCAAAAATAAAGATTTTGATGAACTAAGAGTAGCATCGGAAAAGATGATTTGCTCGTCATACGTACCCCAGTTAATCAGGCATGTTCAGATAATTTACAATTCAATGCTGAAGTTCAACACAAAGTATTATTTTAAAGTAGGAACGAGCGGTACAGGAGGTATGGGTTTAAACATTCCGTTTACACACAGTGAGGAAAAACCGTCCAGAGTTCTTTTGAGCAAGTCATCGGTTGCAGGGGCTCAAACTCTTCTTTTGTTTCTGATGGCAAGAACGCCCAAAGGTCCTATGATAAAGGAAATTAAACCTACGGCATCGATAGCCTGGAAGAAAATCACATACGGTGAAATAAAAAGAAAGGGGAAACCTATTCCAGTTTACGAAATAGATATCAATAAACCTGAAAAACTTGGCAGTACATTTTCCCCAAAATCAGAGAAAGAATACAGAAAACGCGGATCTCTAAAGACAGTATACATTGATACGGGCGAGAACGGAATTTTTTCAAGAGGAGAATTTGAAGCAATAACCACGAATGGACAAATGGAGTTTGTAACCCCGCAAGAGATAGCCGAAAATATATATCGTGAGTTAACAGGCGGGAATACAGGTAACGATATAATAAGTGCTCTCGATTCATCTACAATGGAACCCTCTTACAGAGCAGGATTTTTGCAACACAGTGCAGTTGAGAAGATAAAACAGCTTGAGAAGAAGCATAAAACGAGTTCTGTTGCATTTGAAATGTTAGGTCCGCCGAGGCTTACAAAATTGCTCTATGAATCACACTTGATTAAGTTAGTTTACGGAAGTTTCAAGAAATTTATTAATGATTCACCTAAGAACAATACTATTAAGCTTTATAACTTAATAAAGAAGAATAACGGATTAAGGAACGAAATTGTTTCAATCGGTGTACCAATATTGCTGCCCGACGGGAAGAGAATATTCAGAGGCCCTGATGTGAAAATACCTGCGATGTCTAAAGGAGACACCTTAAAACTTACAAAGCAAAATGTAGAGAAGTGGACCAAAGACTGCTGGCTTGACCTCAGAGAATCAAACTGGAAAAACTGGAGGCATCGGTTTATAAACATAATGAAAGAAACAGAGAAAAATTATGACAGTACATTCAGTTCGAGAGAAATTTTCCATCATAATTACTGGCATAATTTTGAGGAAATAAATATTGGCAAAATCGTTGGATGGATCTTCATTAATGAAGAGCAAGGTCTTAGAATGAAAGGATAG
- a CDS encoding HNH endonuclease — protein sequence MKLERGHVFHGNEAAKYGSSNNVLNDKVLVLNQNYEPVTICNVKRAIVLSYLGKAEIVYTQNGTKVHTVYRSFDCPSIVRLALFVRVPYKKIILSRKNILRRDNHRCQYCGSVVNLTVDHIIPKSRGGEEIWENLVTACVKCNNKKGNRTPDEARMNLRSVPKKPSHITFIKNFVGSIDEGWKPYLYM from the coding sequence TTGAAATTAGAAAGGGGGCATGTCTTCCACGGTAATGAAGCTGCAAAATATGGCAGCAGTAATAATGTACTGAATGACAAAGTTCTAGTTCTGAATCAGAATTATGAACCGGTAACAATATGTAATGTGAAGCGTGCTATAGTATTATCTTATCTGGGAAAAGCCGAAATAGTATATACACAAAACGGAACAAAAGTGCACACGGTATACAGGAGTTTTGACTGTCCGAGTATAGTAAGATTAGCACTTTTTGTTAGAGTTCCATATAAGAAAATTATTCTTTCGAGGAAAAATATATTACGCCGTGATAATCACAGGTGTCAGTACTGCGGTTCAGTTGTAAACCTTACAGTTGACCATATAATTCCAAAGTCACGCGGCGGTGAAGAGATATGGGAAAATCTGGTAACGGCGTGTGTTAAATGCAACAATAAGAAAGGGAACAGAACGCCAGATGAGGCGAGGATGAATTTGAGGTCTGTTCCGAAGAAACCGTCGCATATCACTTTTATAAAGAACTTTGTAGGCAGTATAGATGAGGGTTGGAAACCATATCTCTATATGTAG
- a CDS encoding outer membrane lipoprotein carrier protein LolA produces the protein MKIRNILYLLIFIFLCNSVNGQDAQEIIKKVQANYNGINDAKASFSHTGKNISESGTIYIQKESKYRIETKGQVLVTDGVTSWSYSIKKKQVIIDNYKEDGNTFSPNKFLFNYPENFYSDLEGSETISGIDCYLLKLTPRSKGNVKSAKIWVDKEENLIRKISIVSKEGTDTYTLKKINLDSGISSSKFTFSPPADVEIIDLR, from the coding sequence ATGAAGATTAGAAACATATTATATCTGTTAATATTTATATTTTTATGCAACTCAGTAAACGGGCAGGATGCTCAGGAAATAATTAAGAAAGTTCAGGCAAATTACAACGGCATAAATGATGCAAAAGCCAGTTTTTCTCATACAGGTAAAAATATATCAGAATCGGGTACAATTTACATACAGAAGGAAAGTAAGTACAGAATTGAGACAAAAGGACAGGTATTAGTAACAGACGGTGTGACTTCATGGTCATATTCGATAAAAAAGAAGCAGGTAATAATAGATAATTACAAAGAAGACGGCAACACATTCTCACCGAATAAATTTCTTTTCAACTATCCAGAAAACTTTTACTCAGACCTTGAAGGTTCAGAAACTATATCTGGGATTGATTGTTATTTGCTTAAACTTACACCAAGGAGCAAAGGTAATGTTAAATCGGCAAAAATATGGGTTGACAAAGAAGAGAACCTCATTAGAAAGATTTCCATAGTTTCAAAAGAGGGAACGGATACTTACACATTAAAGAAAATAAACCTAGACAGCGGAATTAGTTCATCGAAATTCACATTCTCACCACCTGCAGATGTTGAAATAATAGACTTAAGGTAA
- a CDS encoding S41 family peptidase, protein MFNKKIIIPVIIIMTVVSIFIGMKIQDAISDDKVSDQVRKFSEVLNLTSRYYVDNIDSQKLTESAIRGMLDELDPHSIYISSDQLKRVNEEFQGSFEGIGVEFDVINDSLTVVSPISGGPSEKLGILAGDKIVKIDDVSAVKITREDVPKKLRGPKGTKVKLSIVRMGMNELLEFTVTRDKIPLYSVDASFIIDENIGYIKVSRFAATTYDEFVTALNKLKGEGMKKLILDLRSNPGGFLDQAFKMASEFLPAGKKIVYTKSRIKEFEEVYNSSGGQFTDIPLVVLVNEGSASASEIVSGAIQDWDRGLVVGETTFGKGLVQRQFEISDGSAIRVTTARYYTPSGRTIQKPYEGGKYKDPMRLDTLQGENFNHDKDTKDTTKPVFKTFGGRTVFGGGGITPDFFVKLDTLTKYSVQLRRLNLIYEYTEKYMTSNRKSIESKYKNYKEFIQGYTVSSEMLDNLTELGKSREIPFDQSGFNIDKKFLETSIKAQIARDIWGNEGFYAVFMLSDDQVLKAINLIEEAAKLIKL, encoded by the coding sequence ATGTTTAATAAAAAGATAATAATTCCGGTCATTATAATAATGACAGTAGTTAGTATTTTCATAGGGATGAAAATACAGGATGCTATATCCGATGATAAAGTTTCGGATCAGGTAAGAAAATTCAGTGAAGTACTAAATCTTACTTCAAGGTATTACGTGGATAATATTGACAGTCAAAAGTTAACCGAGAGTGCGATACGCGGGATGCTTGATGAACTTGATCCGCATTCGATATACATCAGTTCTGATCAGTTAAAGCGAGTAAACGAAGAATTTCAGGGAAGTTTTGAGGGGATAGGTGTAGAGTTTGATGTTATAAATGATTCTTTAACAGTTGTTTCTCCGATTAGCGGTGGACCCTCAGAAAAGCTTGGAATACTTGCAGGTGATAAGATTGTGAAGATTGATGATGTTTCTGCTGTTAAGATTACACGTGAAGACGTACCCAAAAAACTGAGAGGACCAAAAGGTACAAAAGTAAAGCTATCGATAGTAAGGATGGGAATGAATGAATTACTGGAGTTTACAGTAACGAGGGATAAAATTCCTCTATACAGCGTAGATGCATCGTTTATAATAGATGAGAATATTGGATACATTAAAGTATCGAGATTTGCTGCAACAACATACGATGAGTTTGTCACTGCATTGAATAAGCTTAAAGGTGAGGGTATGAAAAAGTTAATACTTGACCTTAGGAGCAATCCGGGCGGATTTCTGGATCAGGCATTTAAAATGGCGAGTGAATTTTTACCTGCAGGTAAGAAAATAGTTTATACAAAGAGCAGAATAAAAGAATTTGAAGAAGTATACAATTCGAGCGGAGGGCAGTTTACGGATATACCATTGGTTGTTCTTGTAAATGAAGGATCGGCTTCGGCAAGTGAGATTGTATCCGGTGCAATACAAGACTGGGACAGAGGTCTTGTAGTTGGTGAAACGACATTCGGAAAAGGTTTGGTACAAAGGCAGTTTGAGATTTCAGACGGTTCAGCGATTAGAGTAACGACAGCGAGGTATTACACTCCGTCGGGAAGGACTATTCAGAAGCCATATGAAGGCGGAAAATACAAAGATCCAATGAGACTTGACACTCTTCAGGGTGAGAATTTTAATCATGATAAAGACACGAAAGATACTACAAAACCGGTTTTCAAGACATTCGGAGGCAGGACAGTATTTGGCGGTGGAGGTATTACTCCGGATTTCTTTGTGAAACTGGATACACTTACAAAATATTCAGTACAGCTGAGAAGACTTAATTTAATTTATGAATATACAGAGAAATACATGACAAGCAATAGAAAAAGTATTGAGAGCAAGTATAAGAATTACAAAGAATTTATACAAGGGTACACTGTTAGCAGTGAAATGCTAGATAACCTGACAGAACTTGGCAAATCACGGGAAATACCGTTTGATCAATCGGGTTTTAATATAGACAAGAAATTTCTTGAAACTTCCATTAAAGCGCAAATAGCCCGCGATATTTGGGGTAACGAAGGATTTTATGCTGTGTTTATGCTGTCGGACGATCAAGTATTGAAAGCAATAAACCTTATTGAGGAAGCAGCAAAGCTAATTAAGTTATAG
- a CDS encoding sodium:proton antiporter produces the protein MSSDILIILPFLFLLLSIAILPITYHEFWERKYSIISFSLAIIVIAYYIIFEGNVVKVFHSIDEYFSFITLLFCLYLVSGGIYIKLKGKSTPLRNALLLFIGAVISNLFGTTGASMLLIRPYLETNKYRLKPYQIIFFIFIVSNVGGSLTPVGDPPLLIGYLKGIPFIWYFINLYHIWLFTVALLLIIFFIIDKYFFDKVKYEEQDEIEKMGERVMIEGKWNIIPLVIIVLSVLINEPKYLREIIMLLAAVLSYKFTPEKVHIKNHFTFGPIKEVAILFFGIFVTMIPALTFVSENSVRFGLDKLSNVFWYSGMLTSFLDNAPTFLNFLTGAMSADKLSIDNPLMVLNFSVNNVKFLSAISIASVYFGAMTYIGNAPNFMVKSISEHSGIKMPGFIEYMYRYSLLILLPILIIIWFVFF, from the coding sequence TTGAGTTCTGACATACTGATAATATTACCATTTCTATTCTTATTATTATCAATTGCAATACTACCGATAACGTATCATGAATTCTGGGAGAGAAAATATTCCATTATATCCTTTTCATTAGCTATTATTGTTATAGCATATTACATAATTTTTGAGGGAAATGTTGTAAAAGTTTTTCATTCCATCGATGAATATTTTAGTTTCATAACTCTTTTATTCTGTCTTTATTTAGTTTCGGGTGGTATTTATATAAAACTTAAGGGAAAATCAACACCGCTTAGAAATGCATTACTGCTGTTTATCGGTGCAGTAATCTCGAATTTATTCGGTACGACAGGAGCATCCATGCTTTTAATAAGACCTTATTTAGAGACTAATAAATACAGACTTAAACCGTACCAGATCATCTTTTTCATTTTTATAGTGAGTAATGTCGGAGGTTCCTTGACTCCAGTAGGCGACCCGCCTTTATTAATAGGATATTTAAAAGGTATACCTTTCATATGGTATTTTATAAATCTTTATCACATTTGGCTTTTTACCGTAGCATTACTTTTGATAATATTTTTTATTATAGATAAATATTTCTTTGATAAAGTGAAATACGAAGAGCAGGATGAAATTGAAAAAATGGGTGAGAGAGTGATGATTGAGGGAAAGTGGAACATAATACCATTAGTAATAATAGTATTATCTGTACTAATAAATGAACCAAAATATTTAAGAGAAATAATCATGCTATTAGCGGCTGTCTTGTCTTACAAGTTTACACCTGAAAAAGTACATATAAAGAATCATTTTACATTCGGACCTATTAAAGAAGTTGCAATCTTGTTCTTCGGGATTTTTGTAACCATGATACCGGCGCTTACGTTTGTATCTGAGAATTCTGTCAGGTTTGGTCTTGACAAGCTTAGTAATGTTTTCTGGTATTCAGGTATGCTCACAAGTTTTCTGGACAATGCTCCGACATTCCTGAATTTTCTTACGGGTGCCATGAGTGCTGACAAACTGTCAATTGATAATCCATTAATGGTGCTTAATTTTTCAGTTAATAATGTGAAATTTCTTTCCGCAATTTCAATCGCATCTGTATACTTTGGAGCAATGACATACATTGGAAACGCCCCGAATTTTATGGTAAAATCAATTTCCGAACACAGCGGAATTAAAATGCCGGGATTTATTGAGTATATGTACAGGTATTCACTGCTGATTTTACTACCTATATTAATTATAATCTGGTTCGTATTCTTTTGA